A single region of the Dryobates pubescens isolate bDryPub1 chromosome 40, bDryPub1.pri, whole genome shotgun sequence genome encodes:
- the LOC128899096 gene encoding collagen alpha-1(II) chain-like, with protein MPSRSPLRAAAALAATLLLVAVAAQDRDIPAEAGSCLQDGQSYRDKDVWKPEPCRICVCDTGTVLCDEIICEELRDCPSPEIPFGECCPICPTDQPSGKPGPKGQKGEPGDIKDVVGPRGPPGPQGPAGEQGQRGDRGEKGEKGAPGPRGRDGEPGTPGNPGPPGPPGPPGPPGLGGNFAAQMAGGFDEKAGGAQMGVMQGPMVKDPLPPPQIGAPETPTPGGGGRGSHFVTPPRA; from the exons ATGCCCTCCCGCAGCCCTCTCCGCGCCGCTGCCGCCCTCgctgccaccctcctgctgGTCGCTGTCGCCGCGCAGGACCGCGACATCC cagccgaggccggcagctgcctgcaggacgGGCAGAGCTATCGCGACAAGGACGTTTGGAAGCCGGAGCCCTGCCGCATCTGCGTCTGCGACACGGGGACCGTCCTGTGCGACGAGATCATCTGCGAGGAGCTGCGGGACTGCCCCAGCCCCGAGATCCCCTTCGGAGAGTGCTGCCCCATTTGCCCCACTGACCAGCCCAGCG GAAAACCTGGCCCCAAG GGACAAAAAGGTGAACCTGGAGACATTAAAGAT GTTGTAGGACCCCGAGGGCCTCCAGGACCCCAG ggtCCTGCAGGTGAACAGGGACAGAGAGGGGACCGCGgcgagaagggggagaag GGAGCTCCTGGCCCCCGAggcagggatggagaacctGGAACCCCTGGGAACCCAGGACCCCCCGGACCCCCCGGACCTCCCGGCCCCCCCGGGCTGGGCGGG AACTTCGCAGCGCAGATGGCAGGGGGCTTCGacgagaaggcaggaggggccCAGATGGGAGTCATGCAGGGCCCCATGGTAAaggaccccctcccccctccccaaatcgGGGCTCCAGAGACCCCCACCCcagggggaggtggcagagggtCTCACTTTGTCACCCCACCCCGTGCCTAA